The Sporosarcina sp. FSL W7-1349 genome contains the following window.
GCTCGTTTAATAGACTCCTCGTTATGCGGTGCCTCCACTCCCCGTACCCGTTCCTCTGGAAAATTGATAACCTCTTCTGTCACTAGCGCCGTGTTTTCTTTTGGAAATTCCTTGTCTTTTGACAGTTCTTCCACTACTTTTCGAACAATTTCTTGAATATCCATTGTACCCCTCCCCCCTTTAGTCGAAGATCGATAAATCTCCTGCACGTTTTGTCAGTTTTCCATTCTCCATTAAGCCCATATTTTCCATCCATTTTTCAAATTCGCGAAGCGGACGCAGCCCAAGAAGCTCACGTAAACTAGCATCGTCGTGATAGCTTGTATCTTGATAATTCAGCATGACATCATCTCCACCTGGTACACCCATGTAGAAATTTGCTCCCGCCAATGCGGTTAACATCCCGGCCACTTCTTGATCATTTTGATCGGCATCCATATGATTCGTGTAGGTTGGGGCGATGCCCATTGGCAAGCCATGCAATTTCCCCATGAATACATCTTCAAGATCCGCTCTAATTAGCTGGCGCCCGTCATAAAGTGTTTCCGGTCCAATAAATCCGGAAACGTTATTCACCATGAAAGGCTTCCAGTGACGTGCATACCCGTAGGTTCTCGCTTCCAGCGTCTGCATATCTACACCATGGGCCGCATTTAACGAGACTTCCGAGCCTTGTCCCGTTTCAAAATACATAAAGTTCGGGCCTGCTGATGTACCATAACGAGCCATCATCTCGTAGCCTTCATCAATAATTTCTTTAGAAATGCCAAATGCTTCGTTACCTTTTTGTGTACCGGCTAAACTTTGAAACATGAGCGCAATTGGGGCCCCCTGTCTTAAAGCCTCCACTTGTGTCGTAATATGGGCCAGTACACAGTTTTGCGTTGGTATCTTCCATTGCTCCATAAATTCATGCGACAAGGTCAAAAGCCTTTTAACTGACTCGACCGTATCCACATTTGGATTAATGCCGATTACCGCATCACCTGCTCCGTATGACAAACCTTCTTTCAAGGAGTACAAGATTCCCTCCGGCACGTCATTTGGATGATTTGGCTGGCAGCGGAATGCTAGGCGACCCGGCTCCCCGATGGTCGTATTGCAGTGTGCTTGATATTTCATTTTCTGCGAAGCGAGTACAAGGTCAATACTCGACATGAGCTTGGCGACAGCCGCAATCATTTCACTTGTCAATCCTCTTGAAAGTTTCAAAAGTTGATCCGTACCTGTTTCATAGGAAAGAATAGTATTTCTCAGTTCACCCACTGTCCAGCTTTGAATCTCTTTGTAAATCGTCTCACTAATATCATCGTAAATCAGACGTGTCACTTCGTCTGTTTCGTACGGAATGACCGGATTCTCATAAATATCTTTCAGCTGTATTTCGCTGAGCACTACTTTTGCTGCCATGCGCTCAAGCGATGATTCTGCCGCCACCCGCGCCATGACATCACCTGATTTCGCTTCACTTGCTTTGGCCAGTACATCTTTCACCGACGTAAACGAATAATGAGTTCCTTTTACTACACAAGACAATTTCACCGTGCAACACCCCTTTTGTTTGATAACGCTTCCAATCCATTACGCCTTGGCGTTAGTGCCACCTTCAGAGGTGGGAGTTTTCTGTTGAACGAAGATAACACGAAAAAAAGACGCTTTCACATAATCCTGAAAAAAATTCCTCAGGACGTGAAAGGCGCCTTTGCCTCATTTATCATTTTGTTAATCATCCCCATCTTACACTACTGCTATTAATTTTGTAAAGAGTGTTTTTATTTATCTAAAAACATTGTATATAAATCTAGTTATTGTGCATTTTAACACTATATACTTATCAGTCTTGACTCTCTATTATCGGAAAGGTTATAGAAACTTTTGTCCCTTTGTCGGATTGGAGGAATGAAAGTACACCTTGCAGTCTTTCTTCAACCAACATATCAACCAGCTGTAGTCCTAAAGATGATGTTTCACTAGGTAAAAACGAATCACCTATCCCACATCCATTGTCCATTACGATAATAGTAACCATCTGTTTTCGAACCGTTAAAGTGATATCAATGTTTCCCTCATCACGTAAAAGAAAAGCATGTTTTATACTATTCTGTATTAATTCATTAACAATGAGTGCTACAGCTGTTGCTTTATCCGATGGACAAAATACGGATTCCCCCTCAACAGATACCGAAATGTTTTGATCAGGAGTACTGGATGAAGTGACAAGCAAAGACGCAACTTGTTTAATTAAAGTCTTAACATTGGCCTCCCCGATTCCACTTTGCGCTAAATGATCATGAACCAAGGCCATACTGGATATACGAGATATACTGTCTTGAAACACATTGGCTACCTCTTTGGAGGAAGTACGCCTCTTTTGTAAGCGGAGTAAACTTGAAATAACTTGTAGATTATTTTTCACCCGATGATGAATTTCCTGAACGATTATGGACTTAATTACATCTTGTTTGTCATCAGCTTCAGTTGTTTTCATAAGTTTTCCGATGTTCTTTTCTTGCTGTACCTCACGTGAGATGTCTTTTTCTTTAATTAAAACCGCGATCGTCTCTCCGGCCAAGTCTTTTATCGGTACGATATCTTGCTGCATCACTCCAGATTCCTCCGTAATGCCCCTTGATCCGGAAATTGACTTTCCAGTTTTCAAACTAAATAACACACCTGGTTCCATGTCTTCCAACGCTATCTGTCCTAATAAGCTGTTTTGGTATAAAGATGGAATTGTAGCAGGTTTTGCTTCAGCTACAATTAAAGCTGCATTTTCCTCTTCCAACAGACAATCAATAAATATATCTGCTTGAGAAATGTCAGCGATTATTTGAAGGTTTTGAGCCACGCCTAAAATAATTTTACACTGTTCGTTTGATAAACCGGTTAATTGGCATAAGTCTAAAACTCCATTCATGATAAAAGTATCCTTTCTTTCTAACTTTCAGACACTATATCAAAAGTGAGTAGTATATTCAATATTGTGAAATATTTTTCCGTGACACCGCAAGCACGAAGATCCTGCCTGCCGAGAAGAGTATCAACAGAAATGAATACTTTTCTCTGGATAACCTCGAGAGGCGTTTCTTCTTTAATTTCTTCTACAATCACGCTGATCTTATCTTGCGACATATTGGATCCTCCTTTATTTCGCTTCACTTGCTTTATTACGTCTTGACATTAGTGCCACCTTCAGAGGTAAGAGTTCCTATTGAATGAAAATAACACGAAAAAAAGGCACCTTCACGTAATCCTGAAAAAAATTCCTCAGGA
Protein-coding sequences here:
- a CDS encoding ethanolamine ammonia-lyase subunit EutB — translated: MKLSCVVKGTHYSFTSVKDVLAKASEAKSGDVMARVAAESSLERMAAKVVLSEIQLKDIYENPVIPYETDEVTRLIYDDISETIYKEIQSWTVGELRNTILSYETGTDQLLKLSRGLTSEMIAAVAKLMSSIDLVLASQKMKYQAHCNTTIGEPGRLAFRCQPNHPNDVPEGILYSLKEGLSYGAGDAVIGINPNVDTVESVKRLLTLSHEFMEQWKIPTQNCVLAHITTQVEALRQGAPIALMFQSLAGTQKGNEAFGISKEIIDEGYEMMARYGTSAGPNFMYFETGQGSEVSLNAAHGVDMQTLEARTYGYARHWKPFMVNNVSGFIGPETLYDGRQLIRADLEDVFMGKLHGLPMGIAPTYTNHMDADQNDQEVAGMLTALAGANFYMGVPGGDDVMLNYQDTSYHDDASLRELLGLRPLREFEKWMENMGLMENGKLTKRAGDLSIFD
- a CDS encoding sensor histidine kinase, which produces MNGVLDLCQLTGLSNEQCKIILGVAQNLQIIADISQADIFIDCLLEEENAALIVAEAKPATIPSLYQNSLLGQIALEDMEPGVLFSLKTGKSISGSRGITEESGVMQQDIVPIKDLAGETIAVLIKEKDISREVQQEKNIGKLMKTTEADDKQDVIKSIIVQEIHHRVKNNLQVISSLLRLQKRRTSSKEVANVFQDSISRISSMALVHDHLAQSGIGEANVKTLIKQVASLLVTSSSTPDQNISVSVEGESVFCPSDKATAVALIVNELIQNSIKHAFLLRDEGNIDITLTVRKQMVTIIVMDNGCGIGDSFLPSETSSLGLQLVDMLVEERLQGVLSFLQSDKGTKVSITFPIIESQD